In a single window of the Streptomyces sp. 846.5 genome:
- a CDS encoding haloacid dehalogenase-like hydrolase — protein sequence MTGYRLVLWDVDHTLIASGGVGGEISARAFQKVTGRRQEHHPDVSGRTERAILAESCRLHGLDPGAYRFEDYADALTEGYLRRAGALRERGHALLGAAKALEAVARLDGVRQTVVSGNVRRVAEIKLAVFGLDRHIDFDLGAYAEDSDVRADLVRAAYKRATDGSGLIYGIHALLVIGDTPSDIDAAHQAGAMALGVATGRSGEAELWDAGADATLPSLEDTDLIVAMIRDGLAAHSD from the coding sequence ATGACGGGGTATCGGCTCGTGCTGTGGGACGTCGACCACACCCTGATCGCCTCGGGCGGCGTCGGCGGGGAGATCTCCGCGCGGGCGTTCCAGAAGGTCACCGGCCGCCGCCAGGAACATCATCCGGACGTGTCCGGGCGCACCGAGCGCGCCATCTTGGCCGAGTCCTGCCGCTTGCACGGCCTGGACCCCGGCGCCTACCGCTTCGAGGACTACGCCGACGCACTCACCGAGGGCTATCTGCGGCGCGCCGGCGCACTGCGTGAGCGCGGCCATGCCCTGCTCGGGGCGGCCAAGGCCCTGGAAGCGGTGGCGCGGCTCGACGGGGTGCGCCAGACCGTCGTGTCCGGCAACGTGCGTCGGGTAGCGGAGATCAAGCTGGCGGTGTTCGGCTTGGACCGGCACATCGACTTCGACCTTGGCGCCTACGCGGAGGACTCCGATGTGCGCGCCGACCTGGTTCGGGCCGCGTACAAGCGCGCGACCGACGGCAGCGGCCTGATCTACGGAATCCACGCACTGCTCGTCATCGGCGACACGCCCTCCGACATCGATGCCGCCCACCAAGCCGGCGCGATGGCACTGGGGGTAGCGACGGGCAGGAGCGGGGAGGCGGAGCTGTGGGATGCCGGGGCTGACGCGACGCTGCCGAGCCTGGAGGACACGGACCTGATTGTCGCGATGATCAGGGATGGGCTGGCAGCCCACTCGGACTGA
- a CDS encoding helix-turn-helix transcriptional regulator, with translation MDLPIGDRIRHYRGPRRQDVVAGLVGISIDYYSQIERGLRVPTLAVLHRIAQELGVPTAALLADTRTKDDAPSPDTAAPAITQALMGYGPALSTTPMTAQQLRERVEAAWRSWQSSAQRFTDAAEHLPGLIADTQHAVRACRTGTDAAERREVLRVSADLYFLLRSYLRRAGRVDLSLMAADRAMRAAEDADDPLRIAAAQWNLGHVLLSAGDAEGAE, from the coding sequence ATGGACCTCCCCATCGGCGACCGCATCCGCCACTACCGCGGTCCCCGGCGCCAGGACGTCGTCGCCGGTCTCGTGGGCATCAGCATCGACTACTACTCGCAGATCGAGCGCGGACTGCGCGTGCCGACCCTCGCCGTGCTGCACCGAATCGCCCAGGAGCTCGGCGTGCCCACCGCCGCCCTGCTCGCCGACACCCGCACCAAGGACGACGCCCCCTCCCCCGACACGGCGGCGCCGGCCATCACCCAGGCGCTGATGGGCTACGGCCCGGCGCTGAGCACCACGCCAATGACAGCGCAGCAGCTGCGCGAGCGGGTGGAGGCGGCGTGGCGGTCCTGGCAGTCCAGTGCGCAGCGGTTCACCGACGCCGCCGAGCACCTGCCAGGGCTGATTGCCGACACGCAGCATGCCGTCCGCGCCTGCCGCACGGGCACCGATGCCGCCGAGCGCCGCGAAGTCCTACGGGTGTCGGCAGACCTGTACTTCCTGCTGCGCTCCTACCTGCGCCGCGCGGGGCGGGTGGACCTATCGCTGATGGCCGCCGACCGGGCCATGCGCGCGGCCGAAGACGCCGACGACCCACTGCGGATCGCCGCCGCCCAGTGGAACCTGGGGCATGTGCTGCTGTCCGCCGGGGATGCGGAGGGCGCGGAGTAA
- a CDS encoding SpoIIE family protein phosphatase, which yields MTGAGVDYAAVFQALPGMVALLDPRLVFVDANEDFVRLSGRPRERLIGRFLFDVFPDNPENPGGGARNLEASLRRVLESGERDAMALQRYDVRSLERPGEWEERYWSPVNAPVLDAAGHVVLVVHRVEEVTELIRARDLPEDGRRQVLEAELYTRARELQELNERLRRVHARDREVALALQRAMLPHPRPLRRHRAAVRYRPATGALNVCGDWYDITDLDGGDRAGVSVGDVVGHGLEAACVMGQLRSALAAASRVADGPAQALDVLGRYAGFVDGAESTTAVTCFVDWDRHTITYSSAGHPPPAHLHADGTVTWLDQALDPPLDASPEPGPRPEAVTVFTEGEALVLFTDGLIERRHQDITTGLDRLAASLAAHAGTDPEALADAVLADLLPRGGITDDTALVVLQL from the coding sequence GTGACCGGTGCGGGCGTCGACTACGCCGCGGTGTTCCAGGCGCTGCCGGGCATGGTGGCGCTGCTGGATCCGCGGCTGGTGTTCGTGGACGCGAACGAGGACTTCGTGCGCCTGTCGGGCCGCCCGCGCGAGCGGCTGATCGGCCGTTTCCTGTTCGACGTGTTCCCGGACAACCCGGAAAACCCCGGGGGCGGCGCGCGGAACCTGGAGGCGTCGCTGCGTCGCGTCCTTGAGAGCGGGGAGCGCGACGCGATGGCGCTGCAGCGCTACGACGTCCGGTCCCTGGAGCGACCCGGTGAGTGGGAGGAGCGGTACTGGAGCCCGGTCAACGCCCCTGTCCTCGACGCGGCCGGGCACGTGGTGCTGGTCGTGCACCGGGTGGAGGAGGTCACCGAGCTGATCCGTGCCCGCGACCTGCCCGAGGACGGGCGCCGGCAGGTCCTGGAGGCCGAGCTGTACACCCGCGCGAGGGAGTTGCAGGAACTCAACGAGCGGCTGCGCCGAGTCCACGCCCGCGACCGCGAGGTCGCCCTCGCGCTACAGCGGGCCATGCTGCCCCACCCGCGGCCGCTGCGCCGACACCGCGCCGCAGTGCGGTATCGGCCCGCGACCGGCGCCTTGAACGTGTGCGGCGACTGGTACGACATCACCGACCTGGACGGCGGCGACCGCGCCGGCGTCAGCGTGGGCGACGTGGTCGGCCACGGTCTGGAGGCCGCCTGCGTGATGGGCCAGCTGCGCAGCGCGCTCGCCGCCGCATCCCGGGTCGCCGACGGTCCGGCCCAGGCCCTGGACGTACTCGGCCGCTACGCCGGCTTCGTCGACGGCGCGGAGTCCACCACAGCCGTGACGTGCTTCGTAGACTGGGACCGGCACACCATCACCTACTCCAGCGCCGGCCACCCACCTCCGGCGCACCTGCACGCCGACGGGACGGTCACCTGGCTGGACCAGGCCCTGGACCCCCCGCTGGACGCATCCCCCGAACCCGGGCCGCGCCCCGAAGCGGTCACCGTGTTCACCGAGGGCGAGGCCCTGGTGCTGTTCACCGACGGGCTCATCGAACGCCGCCACCAGGACATCACCACGGGTCTGGACCGCTTGGCCGCCTCCCTGGCCGCCCACGCCGGCACAGACCCCGAGGCCCTCGCGGACGCGGTGCTGGCCGACCTGCTTCCGCGAGGTGGCATCACCGACGACACCGCCTTGGTGGTCCTGCAACTGTGA